In a single window of the Halopiger xanaduensis SH-6 genome:
- a CDS encoding carbohydrate-binding family 9-like protein, protein MKTYTIARATDDVPLTGAIEGTVWEDVPAVDLEEFTWHDGGSDPKLTTTARVCYDERALFLQFHAEDDDITASVTELNGPTFEDSSVELFADPTPDADSRYFNFEPNCCGQFKLAWQEAGWEERGIGRTLIDPDLAERIDVRTSVPGPTKESRPDDEDWWLAARIPFDVLSDVTGLEIRPTSGTEWRGNFYRSGLPDHQKSTWNPIEKATPDYHSPEYFGRLRFE, encoded by the coding sequence ATGAAGACGTACACCATCGCTCGCGCGACCGACGACGTCCCACTGACCGGCGCGATCGAAGGGACGGTTTGGGAGGACGTTCCCGCGGTCGATCTCGAGGAGTTTACCTGGCACGACGGCGGCTCGGATCCGAAACTGACGACGACCGCTCGCGTCTGTTACGACGAGCGAGCGCTGTTCCTGCAGTTCCACGCCGAAGACGACGATATCACCGCGTCGGTGACCGAACTCAACGGGCCGACGTTCGAAGACAGCTCAGTTGAACTCTTCGCCGATCCGACGCCCGACGCGGACTCGCGGTACTTTAACTTCGAACCCAACTGCTGCGGTCAGTTCAAACTCGCCTGGCAGGAAGCAGGCTGGGAGGAACGAGGCATCGGCCGGACGCTGATCGATCCCGACCTCGCCGAGCGGATCGACGTTCGAACGTCCGTTCCGGGACCGACGAAAGAATCGCGGCCGGACGACGAGGACTGGTGGCTCGCCGCCAGGATTCCCTTCGACGTCCTGAGCGACGTGACCGGGCTCGAGATCCGACCGACGTCGGGGACCGAGTGGCGAGGAAACTTCTACCGCAGCGGGCTTCCGGATCACCAGAAGTCCACGTGGAATCCGATCGAGAAAGCAACTCCCGACTACCATTCGCCGGAGTATTTCGGTCGGCTTCGATTCGAATGA
- a CDS encoding L-rhamnose mutarotase has protein sequence MERIAFHLEIVDGQRDAYREEHQNVPDALEEAYLESDAGIETYSVFERDGHVFGYLELEDPDVIKEIMEESDAQADWDEVMDGILEPDDGDIWMDEVYRMK, from the coding sequence ATGGAGCGAATCGCGTTCCACCTGGAAATCGTCGATGGACAGCGAGACGCGTACCGTGAGGAACACCAGAACGTTCCGGACGCACTCGAGGAAGCGTACCTCGAGTCCGACGCCGGGATCGAGACCTATTCCGTGTTCGAGCGCGACGGCCACGTCTTCGGCTATCTGGAACTCGAGGATCCGGACGTTATCAAGGAGATCATGGAAGAAAGCGATGCACAGGCGGACTGGGACGAAGTCATGGACGGCATTCTCGAGCCGGATGACGGCGATATCTGGATGGACGAAGTATACCGAATGAAGTGA
- a CDS encoding glycoside hydrolase family 2 TIM barrel-domain containing protein codes for MDDWIDPETISRNRLPPHVDVLPYPDRETALADDRTASRWFTSLNGRWQFDLAPTPSDAPDGFADPAFDAADWDRIEVPLNWQVAGHGNPHYTNVVYPFPVDPPNVPTENPTASYRRTFYVDDDWTERQVRLHFEGVDSAFHLWVNGEPVGYSEGARLPSEFDVSEYVHAGENTIAVRVYKWSNGSYLEDQDMWWLSGIFRDTYAYAVPEIHVADIDARTELDDEYVDGVLRADVSVANGGNANETVTVDAELRDPDGDSVVEFESTTAVDAGESETVTLEADVENPELWTAETPNCYDLLLSVRDEQGSVTEVVAETVGFREVEIEDGIFRVNGEPVTIRGVNRHDFHPDRGRAVPLDAMREDIELMKRHNINAVRTAHYPNDTRFYDLCDEYGLYVVDETDIECHGLEFAPETPHLSDASEWKATYVDRMIRMVERDKNHPSVVVWSLGNESDFGSNHVAMAEETRERDPTRPIHYEPDEEQDVSDIVGPMYPPWDQLEAWAAEDEYEHPVILCEYAHAMGNGPGNLQEYWDLFYEHDRLQGGFVWDWLDQGLRRTTDDGEEWFAYGGDFGDEPNDANFNINGLVFPDREPSPGLIEYKKVIEPVALSAADLERGEVTVENGYDFRSLAHLRADWRVEADGRVVESGAFELPDVDPGESEIVSLPFDADEYDDEAEYLLTIDVSLAEDTRWASAGHTVATGQFELPTGGSPTEPSAEVAPLACEATDDGIVVSNVHFELVFDETAGAIDSMRYRGRELVTEGPTVGLWRAPTDNDRGLPLSRTLLSRMTAAAAGDGQIDEGDVHTIGFAQLWREHGLDGLQFRADSVEYEVSGDERVEISVEGRLAPPIFDHGFAVEQEYTVADTGAVEIETELEPEGDLSGLPSLPRVGLDLTLPAAFDRVSWYGRGPDESYVDSKRASLVGRYERDVDDLHTPYVRPQANGNRTDVRWAAITDQQGVGLYVSGESPLNVTAHRYTRADLEAADHVHEVPRRDEVSVSLDAAHCGLGTGSCGPETLEPYRVEPTTYEFTIELRPYVEE; via the coding sequence ATGGACGATTGGATCGATCCGGAGACGATCAGCCGTAACCGGTTGCCGCCTCACGTGGACGTATTGCCGTACCCCGACCGAGAGACCGCCCTTGCCGACGATCGAACGGCGTCTCGGTGGTTCACCTCGTTGAACGGCCGCTGGCAGTTCGACCTCGCGCCCACGCCGTCCGACGCGCCGGACGGGTTCGCTGACCCGGCGTTTGACGCCGCGGACTGGGATCGAATCGAGGTTCCGCTGAACTGGCAAGTCGCCGGACACGGGAATCCACACTACACGAACGTCGTGTACCCGTTCCCGGTCGATCCGCCGAACGTCCCCACGGAGAATCCGACCGCGTCGTACCGACGGACGTTCTACGTCGACGACGACTGGACGGAGAGGCAGGTCCGCCTCCACTTCGAGGGCGTCGACTCCGCGTTCCACCTCTGGGTGAACGGCGAACCCGTCGGGTACAGCGAAGGGGCGCGGCTCCCCTCCGAGTTCGACGTGAGCGAGTACGTCCACGCGGGGGAGAATACGATCGCTGTCCGCGTCTACAAGTGGTCGAACGGGAGCTATCTCGAGGACCAGGACATGTGGTGGCTCAGCGGAATCTTCCGGGATACGTACGCCTACGCGGTCCCGGAGATCCACGTCGCGGATATCGACGCGAGAACGGAACTCGACGACGAGTACGTCGACGGCGTCCTCCGGGCGGACGTCAGTGTTGCTAACGGCGGCAACGCGAACGAAACGGTCACCGTCGATGCCGAACTCCGCGATCCGGACGGCGACTCTGTAGTCGAGTTCGAATCCACGACGGCGGTCGACGCCGGCGAGAGCGAGACGGTCACGCTCGAGGCGGACGTCGAGAACCCGGAGTTGTGGACCGCGGAGACGCCGAACTGCTACGACCTGCTTCTCTCCGTTCGAGACGAGCAGGGATCGGTTACCGAGGTCGTCGCGGAGACCGTCGGCTTTCGCGAGGTCGAGATCGAGGACGGCATATTCCGCGTAAATGGCGAACCCGTCACGATCCGCGGCGTAAACCGCCACGATTTCCACCCGGATCGCGGCCGGGCAGTGCCCCTCGACGCGATGCGGGAAGATATCGAGCTGATGAAACGGCACAACATCAACGCGGTCCGGACCGCGCACTACCCGAACGACACTCGGTTCTACGACCTCTGTGACGAGTACGGGCTGTACGTCGTCGACGAGACGGACATCGAGTGCCACGGGCTCGAGTTCGCGCCGGAGACGCCCCACCTTAGCGACGCGTCCGAGTGGAAAGCCACCTACGTCGACCGGATGATTCGGATGGTCGAGCGGGACAAGAACCATCCGAGCGTGGTCGTCTGGTCGCTCGGAAACGAATCCGACTTCGGGTCGAACCACGTCGCGATGGCCGAGGAGACCCGCGAGCGCGATCCGACGCGGCCGATCCACTACGAGCCGGACGAGGAGCAGGACGTGTCGGACATCGTCGGGCCAATGTACCCGCCCTGGGATCAGCTCGAGGCGTGGGCGGCCGAAGACGAGTACGAGCACCCGGTCATTCTCTGCGAGTACGCCCACGCGATGGGGAACGGGCCGGGGAATCTTCAGGAGTACTGGGATCTATTCTACGAACACGATCGGTTGCAGGGCGGATTCGTCTGGGACTGGCTCGACCAGGGGTTGCGCCGGACGACCGACGACGGCGAGGAGTGGTTCGCCTACGGCGGCGACTTCGGCGACGAGCCGAACGACGCCAACTTCAACATCAACGGGCTCGTCTTCCCCGACCGCGAACCCTCGCCGGGATTGATCGAGTACAAGAAGGTGATCGAGCCGGTCGCCCTCTCGGCCGCGGACCTCGAGCGCGGCGAGGTGACCGTCGAGAACGGGTACGACTTCCGGTCGCTGGCGCACCTGCGGGCCGATTGGCGCGTCGAAGCCGACGGGCGAGTCGTCGAGAGCGGCGCGTTCGAACTCCCCGATGTCGACCCTGGTGAGAGCGAAATCGTTAGCCTCCCGTTCGACGCGGACGAGTACGACGACGAGGCCGAGTATCTGCTGACGATCGACGTGTCGCTGGCGGAGGACACGCGGTGGGCGTCGGCCGGGCACACCGTCGCGACCGGCCAGTTCGAACTCCCGACCGGCGGCAGCCCGACGGAACCGTCGGCCGAAGTCGCGCCGCTGGCCTGCGAGGCGACCGACGACGGGATCGTCGTTTCGAACGTACACTTCGAACTCGTCTTCGACGAGACGGCCGGCGCGATCGATTCGATGCGCTACCGGGGACGAGAACTCGTCACCGAGGGGCCGACGGTCGGTCTCTGGCGCGCGCCGACGGACAACGACAGGGGGCTGCCGCTCTCGAGGACGCTCCTCTCGAGAATGACCGCGGCCGCCGCGGGCGACGGTCAGATCGACGAGGGTGACGTCCACACGATCGGCTTCGCCCAACTCTGGCGAGAGCACGGGCTCGACGGACTCCAGTTCCGAGCGGACAGCGTCGAATACGAGGTCAGCGGCGACGAACGCGTCGAGATCTCCGTAGAGGGACGGCTCGCGCCGCCGATCTTCGACCACGGGTTCGCGGTGGAGCAGGAGTACACGGTCGCCGATACCGGCGCCGTCGAAATCGAGACGGAACTGGAGCCCGAGGGCGACCTATCCGGCCTTCCGTCGCTGCCGCGAGTAGGGCTCGATCTGACGCTCCCGGCGGCGTTCGATCGGGTCAGCTGGTACGGGCGCGGGCCGGACGAATCCTACGTCGACAGCAAACGGGCGTCGCTCGTCGGCCGGTACGAGCGCGACGTCGACGATCTGCACACGCCGTACGTCAGACCGCAAGCGAACGGGAATCGGACGGACGTGCGGTGGGCGGCGATTACCGACCAGCAGGGCGTCGGACTGTACGTGAGCGGCGAGTCGCCGCTGAACGTCACGGCACACCGCTACACGAGAGCGGATCTGGAAGCGGCCGACCACGTCCACGAAGTGCCGCGACGGGACGAGGTCTCGGTGTCGCTAGACGCCGCTCACTGCGGGCTCGGAACCGGCAGCTGCGGCCCGGAAACGCTGGAGCCGTACCGCGTCGAGCCGACGACCTACGAGTTCACGATCGAGCTTCGACCGTACGTCGAAGAGTAA
- a CDS encoding inositol monophosphatase family protein translates to MARHPHLWAALLAARRGAEALAVWDEHHPNCTADRETNETCDVATEKAILTELERHFPEHNVISEESYPEFSTKPRWIVDPLDGRINYLNGIPHYSVSIAFEGTGAADVSVVYHIPSDRLFTAIEGQGAYLNGRPISVSETATLSDALVVTGFDPTTIESQHFDQFRSLLDRTQGVRRFGSAATELAMVADGQFDIFFERELSVWDTAAGIQLVEEAGGEITRIERVNGSNREMVLASNPQIHQEAVSLISSSS, encoded by the coding sequence ATGGCCCGGCATCCCCACCTGTGGGCTGCGCTGTTAGCTGCTCGTCGCGGTGCTGAAGCGCTTGCAGTTTGGGACGAACACCATCCTAATTGCACGGCAGACCGAGAAACGAACGAAACCTGTGATGTCGCCACCGAAAAAGCAATTTTAACCGAACTCGAGCGTCACTTTCCCGAACACAACGTGATTTCGGAGGAGAGCTATCCGGAGTTCTCGACGAAACCGCGATGGATCGTCGATCCGCTGGACGGACGGATTAACTATCTCAACGGGATTCCCCACTATTCCGTGTCGATCGCGTTCGAGGGGACAGGGGCAGCGGACGTGAGCGTCGTCTATCATATCCCTTCGGATCGGCTATTTACAGCTATTGAGGGGCAGGGCGCGTACCTGAACGGACGCCCGATTTCAGTATCGGAAACGGCCACACTCTCGGATGCGCTGGTGGTCACAGGGTTCGATCCGACGACGATCGAGTCACAACACTTCGACCAGTTTCGGTCGCTGCTCGACCGAACTCAAGGAGTGAGACGGTTCGGATCCGCCGCTACTGAACTCGCAATGGTTGCCGACGGGCAGTTCGACATTTTCTTCGAGCGAGAGCTCAGCGTCTGGGATACGGCCGCGGGAATCCAACTCGTCGAGGAGGCAGGCGGCGAGATCACCCGGATCGAGCGAGTGAACGGGAGTAACCGCGAGATGGTCCTCGCATCGAATCCACAAATTCACCAGGAAGCCGTCTCACTCATCTCCTCGAGTAGTTAG
- a CDS encoding inositol monophosphatase family protein, with amino-acid sequence MGTAFDEFLTTAKAAATEASTLLRANFQSDYDMTQKREGTLVTEIDLRAERTIRSIITEAYPDHAIISEETGRDGAARFTWVVDPLDGTANYVAGFEHYCASIALLDEGEPVVGVVVHPQREETYTAVAGSGAQRNGQRISVSSADSLPESAVLFGISPPIIDDCRLRRVYQHLFPPDRSRGLRQLGAGACDLSFVANGTFECFLDKYTSPWDVAAGSLLVEEAGGKVTDWDGSPVNFTAEERDVGIIASNGRVHADLRQLYRNETANPNTN; translated from the coding sequence ATGGGAACTGCATTCGACGAATTCCTGACGACAGCGAAGGCAGCAGCGACGGAGGCAAGTACGCTACTCCGAGCGAACTTTCAGTCCGACTACGACATGACGCAGAAACGAGAGGGGACGCTGGTAACGGAGATCGATCTCCGCGCCGAGCGGACGATTCGCTCGATCATCACGGAGGCCTACCCGGATCACGCGATTATTAGCGAAGAGACCGGACGAGATGGAGCGGCGCGATTCACGTGGGTCGTCGATCCGCTCGACGGGACCGCAAATTACGTTGCCGGTTTCGAACATTACTGCGCGTCAATCGCGTTGCTGGACGAGGGAGAACCGGTCGTCGGTGTCGTCGTCCATCCCCAACGCGAGGAGACGTACACGGCAGTTGCGGGTAGTGGTGCGCAACGGAACGGACAACGCATATCCGTGTCGTCGGCTGACTCGCTTCCGGAGAGTGCCGTGCTATTCGGTATCTCGCCGCCCATTATCGATGACTGCCGGCTCCGTCGGGTGTATCAGCACCTCTTTCCACCTGACCGGTCGCGGGGGCTTCGCCAACTCGGAGCCGGCGCGTGTGATCTTTCGTTCGTTGCGAACGGAACGTTCGAGTGTTTTCTAGACAAGTACACATCGCCCTGGGACGTTGCTGCGGGGAGTTTGCTCGTCGAGGAAGCCGGTGGCAAGGTAACCGATTGGGACGGATCGCCGGTGAATTTCACGGCCGAGGAGCGGGACGTAGGCATTATCGCCTCGAACGGCCGCGTTCACGCCGACCTACGTCAGCTCTATCGAAACGAAACAGCGAACCCCAACACGAACTGA
- a CDS encoding energy-coupling factor transporter transmembrane component T family protein: protein MSYQEEFRDALSIESLKQDLLRTAYDNEGTIFNRLDPRVLLAWYAAFLVIPWLFYDMRILGGLLAFVSVLAVVSRVSKYLIALLAFGVVTNVLLYAFVTVLMGGSFVRSAMALVPYTTKLTIISVTSIAVFSGMSPKDISRAFMSIGIPRQFTFAISYGYRMLPVLIEEYHETVNVYRLRSRAPESPGRFKWRYYMYLIRLSIRAFYPMIFDVAKRSRVTVEALETRGFSHSLENDKSRELQLGDLRVGRFDVLFMGGSAIIVAGIILPFV, encoded by the coding sequence ATGAGCTACCAGGAAGAGTTTCGCGACGCGCTGTCGATCGAGTCGTTGAAGCAGGATCTGCTCCGCACTGCGTACGACAACGAGGGAACGATCTTCAATCGACTCGATCCTCGCGTGCTACTCGCGTGGTACGCCGCATTCCTCGTCATTCCGTGGTTGTTTTACGATATGCGGATTCTCGGTGGGCTGCTCGCGTTCGTGTCCGTCCTCGCGGTGGTATCCCGAGTCAGCAAGTACCTCATTGCGCTCCTCGCGTTCGGCGTCGTCACGAACGTGCTCTTGTACGCGTTCGTAACGGTGCTGATGGGCGGGAGTTTCGTACGGAGTGCGATGGCGCTGGTTCCGTACACGACGAAGCTGACGATCATCTCGGTGACGTCAATTGCCGTGTTCTCCGGGATGTCCCCGAAGGACATCAGCCGCGCATTCATGAGCATCGGTATTCCGCGCCAGTTCACGTTCGCGATCAGTTACGGATACCGGATGTTACCCGTTCTCATCGAGGAGTACCACGAGACGGTGAACGTCTACCGTCTTCGAAGCCGTGCACCGGAATCGCCCGGTCGCTTCAAATGGCGATATTACATGTATCTGATCCGACTCTCGATCAGGGCGTTCTATCCGATGATCTTCGACGTCGCAAAACGAAGTCGCGTGACGGTCGAAGCGCTCGAAACGAGAGGATTCTCTCATTCGTTAGAGAACGATAAAAGCCGTGAGTTACAGTTAGGAGACCTGCGCGTCGGCCGGTTTGACGTGCTCTTCATGGGCGGCTCAGCGATCATCGTCGCGGGTATTATTCTTCCGTTCGTGTAG
- a CDS encoding ABC transporter ATP-binding protein: protein MTETAIDVSDVTFRYPGVDEPTLEKADLRIDRGEFIAILGGNGSGKTTLCKTFNGLVPHFFEGEFEGQVRVAGQDTRDASVADLSRNVGYVFQEFENQLVTPTVYDELTFGPVNYGRDDYRERALNTLSQLDIETVDGRFIWELSGGQQHLVALGAALTMNPHILVVDEPAAQLDPVRAHETYERLQALNENGITIVTIEHHTEFIAEYCDTVALVSDGTVKWKRPTDEGLNRIEELREHRIHPPQVTRVARTVEDDGNPPTTYADAVTRYRSLEHETEQPDDYEIARGQPRDEPVISFQHVDHGYTTLRDGDVRVLEDFSLDLYPDERVALVGANGAGKSTLLRLITGIEKPDAGRVTINGTDTEDVLPEELAADITYVDQNPEDMFIQDSVRGDISYYLRERDVADVEERVDEVIEFLDLEQLQDRDGRLLSVGEQRRASLGIGLATDPSIVLFDEPTGSLDLASRREVEQTINRAENRVETVIIATHDLELVAEWATRVIVLNDGAIETDGTLRDVFSDLDRLERCNLRAPQVVRLSDELDISPPAMTVSELADRLSGHPPELEGGNR, encoded by the coding sequence ATGACAGAGACAGCGATCGACGTGTCGGATGTCACCTTCCGATATCCGGGGGTTGACGAACCGACGCTAGAGAAGGCTGATTTGCGCATCGATCGCGGCGAGTTTATCGCTATCCTGGGCGGAAACGGGAGCGGAAAGACGACGCTGTGTAAAACGTTCAACGGACTCGTCCCCCACTTCTTCGAGGGCGAGTTCGAGGGGCAAGTACGTGTCGCCGGTCAGGATACGCGTGATGCGTCCGTTGCAGACCTTTCCCGCAATGTCGGCTACGTGTTTCAGGAGTTCGAAAATCAGCTCGTAACGCCGACCGTCTACGACGAACTGACGTTCGGGCCGGTCAATTACGGGCGAGACGATTACCGCGAGCGAGCACTCAACACGCTCTCACAGTTAGACATCGAAACGGTCGATGGGCGGTTCATATGGGAGTTGAGCGGTGGTCAACAGCACCTGGTTGCCCTCGGTGCAGCATTGACGATGAATCCGCACATCCTCGTCGTCGACGAACCGGCAGCACAACTCGATCCCGTCCGTGCACACGAAACGTACGAACGGTTACAGGCGCTAAACGAGAACGGAATAACGATCGTCACGATCGAGCACCATACCGAATTCATCGCCGAGTACTGCGATACCGTCGCACTGGTTTCTGACGGCACCGTCAAATGGAAGCGACCGACCGACGAAGGGCTCAATCGAATCGAAGAACTACGAGAACATCGTATTCATCCACCACAGGTAACTCGAGTCGCCAGAACGGTCGAAGACGACGGGAATCCCCCGACGACGTACGCCGATGCGGTCACTCGGTATCGGTCGCTCGAGCACGAAACAGAGCAACCGGACGACTACGAAATTGCTCGAGGCCAACCGAGAGACGAGCCGGTCATCTCGTTCCAGCACGTCGACCACGGGTATACGACGCTCCGCGATGGTGATGTACGGGTACTGGAAGACTTTTCGTTGGACCTTTATCCTGACGAACGGGTCGCTCTCGTCGGTGCGAATGGTGCCGGGAAATCGACGCTGCTACGGTTGATTACCGGTATCGAGAAGCCCGATGCTGGGCGCGTAACTATCAACGGAACCGACACCGAGGATGTTCTTCCGGAAGAACTGGCAGCGGACATCACCTACGTCGATCAAAACCCGGAGGACATGTTCATTCAGGACTCGGTCCGAGGAGATATTTCCTATTATTTACGAGAGCGTGACGTTGCGGACGTCGAGGAACGAGTCGACGAGGTGATCGAGTTTCTGGATCTCGAACAACTACAGGACCGTGACGGGCGACTGTTGAGCGTCGGCGAGCAGCGTCGCGCATCGCTCGGGATTGGGCTAGCGACAGACCCATCGATCGTATTGTTCGACGAACCGACTGGGAGCCTCGATCTAGCGAGTCGCCGTGAAGTCGAACAGACGATAAACCGCGCTGAAAACCGCGTCGAGACAGTTATCATTGCCACACACGATCTCGAACTGGTCGCCGAATGGGCGACGCGGGTGATCGTTTTGAACGACGGTGCCATCGAAACGGACGGGACGCTGAGAGACGTGTTTTCCGACCTTGATCGTCTCGAACGGTGTAACCTACGGGCACCGCAAGTCGTTCGACTGAGCGACGAGCTCGATATCTCGCCGCCTGCGATGACCGTCTCTGAGTTGGCTGATAGACTCTCCGGACACCCACCGGAACTCGAGGGGGGCAACCGATGA
- a CDS encoding ParA family protein — protein sequence METTTTEPRAVSVVILKGGVGKSTTAMNLARQLAERGDTLFADLDPNGHATNGLGYEEAYQGDINLGDVILEGNATPQDLIRPTDHGFDLLPSSNTLEDVEKDLAGAMQGSARVKSKIVDPLLGDVYDYVVFDCPAYPGMLNNNALVATGNVMIPIEPGSSAIGGYKRTMERLIEPAREYIDVEVLSVVPNKLGDRIDQQTEDRELLENLNTATYEVNPGQPLQEAVPDFARITAEEFESIDAGEMDAPKPGIRHRSALSRSLQHNQPLQDYDSESDQIPCYEELADIVVNGGIDR from the coding sequence ATGGAGACAACAACGACCGAGCCACGCGCCGTAAGCGTCGTGATCCTGAAAGGCGGTGTCGGCAAATCAACGACCGCGATGAACCTCGCGCGACAGCTCGCCGAGCGCGGCGACACGCTGTTCGCCGACCTCGACCCGAACGGCCACGCGACGAACGGGCTGGGATACGAGGAAGCCTACCAGGGCGATATCAATCTCGGCGACGTCATCCTCGAGGGCAACGCTACCCCGCAGGATCTGATCCGTCCGACGGACCACGGCTTCGATCTGCTCCCGTCGTCGAACACCCTCGAGGACGTCGAGAAGGATCTCGCCGGTGCGATGCAGGGGTCGGCCCGCGTCAAATCGAAGATCGTCGATCCCCTGCTCGGCGACGTCTACGATTACGTCGTCTTCGACTGCCCGGCGTATCCGGGGATGCTCAACAACAACGCGCTCGTCGCGACGGGCAACGTCATGATCCCGATCGAACCCGGCTCGAGCGCGATCGGCGGCTACAAGCGAACGATGGAGCGGTTGATCGAACCGGCGCGCGAGTACATCGACGTGGAGGTGCTGTCCGTCGTGCCGAACAAACTCGGCGATCGAATCGACCAGCAGACCGAAGATCGCGAACTTCTCGAGAACCTGAACACGGCGACCTACGAAGTCAATCCCGGCCAGCCGCTGCAGGAGGCCGTGCCGGACTTTGCCCGAATCACGGCCGAAGAGTTCGAGTCGATCGACGCCGGCGAGATGGATGCTCCGAAGCCGGGGATCCGACACCGATCCGCATTGTCCCGCTCGCTCCAGCACAATCAACCGTTGCAGGACTACGACTCGGAAAGCGATCAGATCCCGTGTTACGAAGAACTGGCTGACATCGTCGTCAACGGAGGGATCGATCGATGA